The following proteins are encoded in a genomic region of Mahella australiensis 50-1 BON:
- a CDS encoding HD-GYP domain-containing protein, whose amino-acid sequence MRDQAAISTLCDLINTKQPNLYEHCKRVAEYTLMLADKAGLDESQRQMLYDSAMLHDIGKAEIPDDILNKPGRLTPEEYDVIKQHTIAGYNAIKDINELKSLGPAILHHHERIDGQGYPCGLQGDDIPLLSRILAIADSFDAMTSYRPYKNAMTIQQAAAELRTNSGSQFDSQLVECFLRSSIFNDS is encoded by the coding sequence ATGCGAGATCAAGCCGCTATTTCAACATTATGCGACTTAATAAATACAAAACAACCCAATTTATATGAACATTGTAAAAGAGTAGCCGAATATACGCTTATGCTGGCCGATAAAGCAGGATTGGACGAATCACAGCGACAGATGTTATATGATAGCGCTATGCTACACGATATAGGGAAGGCAGAAATACCAGATGATATATTGAATAAACCTGGAAGATTGACCCCTGAAGAATACGATGTTATAAAACAACACACCATCGCGGGATATAACGCCATAAAAGATATAAATGAACTGAAATCTTTAGGCCCGGCAATACTTCATCATCATGAAAGGATAGATGGGCAAGGATACCCCTGCGGATTGCAGGGAGATGATATACCTCTTCTATCTCGCATACTGGCCATAGCGGATAGCTTCGACGCTATGACGTCTTATCGGCCCTACAAAAACGCTATGACGATCCAACAGGCTGCTGCCGAACTGCGTACCAACAGCGGCTCGCAATTTGACAGTCAATTGGTAGAATGTTTTTTAAGATCATCTATATTCAATGATTCTTAA
- a CDS encoding hydantoinase/oxoprolinase family protein, whose amino-acid sequence MNLGLGIDTGGTYTDAVIYDFDIDQPVTWAKALTTKDDLNIGINDVLSRLPANLFSNIKLVSLSTTLATNACVENKGGRAALVLMGYDQVILKRYGYKYGLPPIENMILIPAHHDQRGNPVSPPSWDNLRCTIERCKGRVDVFGIAEYWGMRNPEYEQQAKEYIMQWTGLPVVCAHELSDEINSLRRAASTLLNARLIPLITELLGAVKNSLAKVNINAPLMIVRGDGTLMTESFAAQKPVETLLSGPAASVMGGIKLSGINDCIIMDMGGTTSDLAVVRDGRVVTADEGVNVGGWRTGTRAIRIDTIGLGGDSLLSFDADMRLVIGPRKAVPLAWLAYKWPYIKEELQRIYNEKHTYRMSLAEFFYLQRQDFNTIDLIEDENKVINALADGPLSLEQLANTLNCRPFALPTSRLEQLGIIMRSGLTPTDMTHITGAYGPWDKQAAQLGAEILAKQLDISVEQLNELMHHLIAKSLYQLITRVLLEYSWEQPLTDMPKMARRLLDMSFERSAGDIECCLKTRLPLVGIGAPIHLFLPSVAEHLATSCIISADAPVANAIGAITGSIMVEQIVCIRPIYDPNGIIGYSCYSSLHHIEFKEYEDALRWAENEALELARTDAKARGADDMDITLKQSDETAQTGGETKGVLLLETKIIARGISKSRLKVSLSNS is encoded by the coding sequence ATGAATCTCGGATTGGGAATAGATACCGGCGGTACATATACCGACGCTGTTATATACGATTTTGACATAGACCAACCGGTTACCTGGGCCAAAGCCCTTACCACCAAAGATGACCTTAATATAGGCATAAATGATGTATTAAGCCGTTTGCCTGCTAACTTGTTCAGCAATATAAAGCTGGTTTCGCTGTCAACCACGTTGGCCACCAATGCATGCGTCGAAAATAAAGGCGGCCGAGCTGCCCTTGTTTTGATGGGCTACGATCAAGTTATATTAAAGCGTTACGGTTACAAATACGGCCTGCCTCCCATTGAGAACATGATATTGATACCGGCACATCATGACCAACGCGGAAATCCAGTATCACCACCATCATGGGATAATCTGCGCTGCACTATCGAGCGTTGCAAAGGCCGAGTAGACGTATTCGGCATAGCAGAATATTGGGGCATGCGCAACCCGGAATACGAACAGCAGGCCAAAGAATACATAATGCAATGGACCGGCCTGCCTGTAGTATGTGCTCATGAGCTTAGCGATGAGATAAACTCTCTGAGGCGCGCTGCCTCCACATTGCTCAATGCACGCCTCATACCCCTTATAACCGAGTTGCTGGGAGCTGTAAAAAACAGCCTCGCCAAGGTGAACATAAATGCTCCCCTTATGATAGTACGCGGTGATGGCACTTTGATGACCGAAAGCTTCGCTGCACAAAAACCAGTGGAAACATTGTTATCCGGACCGGCTGCAAGCGTAATGGGCGGTATCAAGTTAAGCGGCATAAACGATTGCATAATAATGGATATGGGCGGCACCACAAGCGACTTGGCTGTGGTACGCGATGGCCGCGTAGTAACAGCCGATGAAGGCGTAAATGTCGGTGGCTGGCGCACAGGCACCCGAGCCATACGCATAGATACCATAGGTTTGGGCGGAGACAGCCTATTGAGCTTTGATGCCGATATGAGGCTCGTCATAGGGCCGCGCAAAGCTGTACCACTGGCATGGCTGGCTTATAAATGGCCGTATATAAAGGAAGAATTGCAACGTATTTATAATGAAAAACATACTTACCGCATGTCACTTGCCGAGTTTTTTTATCTGCAACGTCAAGATTTTAATACTATTGATCTTATAGAAGATGAAAATAAAGTTATAAACGCTCTAGCCGACGGACCATTAAGTCTCGAACAATTAGCTAATACGCTCAATTGCCGACCTTTTGCGTTGCCCACATCGCGTTTGGAGCAATTGGGTATAATCATGCGCAGCGGCCTTACACCTACAGATATGACTCATATAACGGGAGCGTACGGGCCGTGGGACAAACAAGCCGCACAATTAGGGGCTGAGATACTGGCAAAGCAATTGGATATAAGCGTTGAGCAGCTCAATGAGCTTATGCACCATTTAATAGCTAAAAGCCTCTATCAGCTCATAACGCGCGTATTGCTTGAATATAGTTGGGAGCAACCTTTAACCGACATGCCTAAGATGGCGCGACGTTTACTGGATATGAGCTTCGAGCGCTCAGCAGGAGACATTGAATGCTGTCTAAAGACCCGGCTGCCGCTTGTAGGTATAGGTGCCCCTATTCATTTGTTCTTGCCATCAGTAGCCGAGCATCTGGCTACGAGCTGCATAATATCGGCCGATGCACCTGTGGCAAACGCTATAGGCGCTATAACAGGCAGTATAATGGTGGAACAGATAGTCTGCATACGGCCTATATACGATCCAAACGGTATAATAGGCTACAGTTGTTATTCGTCGCTCCATCATATCGAGTTTAAAGAATATGAAGACGCTCTGCGCTGGGCTGAAAACGAAGCTCTTGAGCTAGCTCGAACGGATGCTAAAGCGCGTGGCGCCGATGATATGGACATAACACTGAAACAGAGCGATGAGACTGCTCAAACCGGCGGTGAGACTAAGGGCGTTTTGCTGCTGGAAACAAAAATAATAGCCCGAGGCATATCTAAAAGTAGGCTAAAAGTATCATTGTCAAATTCATAA
- a CDS encoding ABC transporter ATP-binding protein — protein MPDYVDEEISRKSYDPQIMRRLLRYMIPYWAPILSCIVLLFLITVGNLLTPYLMKLAIDNYLFKITAQSVSGITRISIIYLIITVATGIMNYIQIYVLQYTGQRIIYGMREEIFSHIENMPLGFFDKNPVGRLVTRVTNDTDTINEMYTSVVVNLFRDAFMLIGIAVAMLLLNYKLALVAIAFLPIVIILTILYRKWATEAYRLVRVKLARINAFLSEHIMGMRLIQIFHRERPKQQEFEAIDEEYYDANMKQIKVFAVFRPAMDVIYSLTLAAILWVGGGDVIRNVLEFGVLYAFVNYTMQFFQPIYEMAEKYDILQAAMAAAERIFMLLDQKSAIEDPPEPLALDHVKGEVEFKNVWFAYNDEDWVLKDVSFHIEPGQTVALVGHTGAGKTSIINLLSRFYDIQEGQILIDGIDIRDVRQADLRRHIGVVLQDVFLFTGDIKSNIRLNEEGISEQKIKEVASYVNADRFIEKLPKKYDEPVMERGATLSAGQRQLLAFARALAFDPEILVLDEATANIDTETEALIQDALEKLSRGRTTIVIAHRLSTIQHADKIIVLHKGHIREEGTHQQLLAKRGIYYALYQLQYKNMEAKAAAE, from the coding sequence ATGCCCGATTATGTAGACGAAGAGATAAGCAGAAAGTCCTATGATCCGCAGATAATGCGCCGCCTGTTGCGCTATATGATACCTTACTGGGCACCGATATTATCATGTATAGTGCTTTTATTCCTGATAACGGTAGGTAACCTTCTAACGCCTTATCTCATGAAGCTGGCCATAGATAATTACCTTTTTAAGATAACAGCCCAAAGCGTGAGCGGTATAACGCGTATATCTATTATATATCTTATTATAACGGTCGCCACCGGCATAATGAATTATATACAGATATATGTGCTTCAATATACGGGACAACGTATAATATACGGCATGCGAGAGGAGATCTTCTCGCATATAGAGAATATGCCGCTCGGTTTTTTTGATAAGAATCCAGTAGGGCGATTGGTAACCCGTGTTACCAATGATACCGACACTATAAATGAAATGTACACCAGCGTGGTAGTCAATCTGTTCCGCGATGCGTTCATGTTGATAGGCATAGCTGTCGCCATGCTGCTATTAAATTATAAGTTGGCATTGGTAGCCATAGCTTTTTTACCCATAGTCATAATACTTACTATATTATATAGAAAATGGGCTACAGAGGCCTACCGGTTAGTAAGGGTTAAGCTGGCTCGCATAAATGCCTTTTTATCAGAACATATAATGGGCATGCGCCTTATACAGATCTTTCACAGGGAACGGCCCAAGCAACAGGAATTCGAGGCTATAGACGAAGAATACTATGACGCCAATATGAAGCAGATAAAGGTGTTTGCCGTATTTCGCCCTGCCATGGACGTAATATATTCGCTGACGCTGGCTGCTATACTGTGGGTAGGCGGCGGCGACGTCATACGCAATGTGCTGGAATTCGGTGTATTGTATGCTTTTGTAAATTATACCATGCAGTTTTTCCAGCCCATATATGAGATGGCTGAAAAATACGACATACTGCAAGCTGCCATGGCAGCCGCCGAACGCATATTTATGCTGCTGGATCAGAAATCAGCCATAGAAGATCCGCCGGAACCCTTGGCTCTCGACCATGTAAAAGGAGAAGTAGAGTTTAAGAATGTATGGTTCGCGTACAACGATGAGGATTGGGTGCTTAAAGACGTCAGCTTCCATATAGAGCCTGGCCAGACGGTAGCTTTAGTTGGACATACCGGTGCCGGCAAAACATCTATCATAAACCTGCTCAGCCGCTTTTATGATATACAAGAGGGGCAAATATTGATAGACGGCATAGATATAAGGGATGTCAGACAGGCTGATTTAAGACGGCACATAGGCGTGGTACTGCAGGATGTATTCCTATTTACGGGCGATATAAAAAGCAATATACGCCTTAATGAAGAAGGTATATCAGAGCAAAAAATAAAAGAAGTAGCCTCCTATGTCAATGCCGACCGCTTTATAGAGAAGCTGCCCAAGAAATACGATGAACCGGTTATGGAGCGCGGTGCTACTCTGTCGGCCGGTCAGCGACAACTATTGGCCTTTGCACGTGCATTGGCCTTTGACCCAGAAATATTGGTATTGGATGAGGCTACTGCTAACATAGATACCGAAACCGAAGCGCTTATACAAGACGCTTTAGAAAAACTGTCGCGCGGCAGAACCACCATAGTTATAGCCCACAGATTATCCACTATACAGCATGCCGATAAGATAATCGTGCTGCATAAAGGGCATATACGCGAGGAAGGCACGCATCAGCAATTGCTGGCTAAACGCGGCATATACTATGCGTTGTATCAGCTGCAGTATAAAAACATGGAGGCCAAAGCCGCTGCCGAATAG
- a CDS encoding ABC transporter ATP-binding protein, with product MGEFRTLNWFFSKYKGRYIGGILCLLAVDILQLVMPRLLGLITDGLQQNNMTYATLGWYAIIIVIIAVAIMILRYIWRLLIVGGSRLLEKELRDRFFAHLTTLSPRYYNMHKTGDLMAHASNDINAIRMFVGQGIVMATDSLFMIIASLIVVFATIDWRLSMLALIPFPLMAASVLIAGRFIRERFEEVQRAFSNLTDTVEENFTGIRVIKAFVQEKAELKKFAKANKHNMDMNMRMVKVWGIMEPLMQFLSALSFIIVLYYGGMMVINGEITMGQFVSFNAYLGMLIWPVIAIGWVVNMAQRGTASMKRVNVIMNERPEIYDDNPADIDEIYGDIEYKDLTFRYEPNLPPALTDINISVKRGETLAIVGRTGSGKTTLINVLLRLYKVEDGHVFIDDTDINRIPLGILRESIGYVPQDNFLFSTTITENIAFGVDNYTMEQVEQAARIAQLYDDVMDFPDKFNTIVGERGVSLSGGQKQRVSIARAIMKDPKILILDDSLSAVDTDTEERILKGLSKVRKNRTTIIIAHRISAVKDADQIIALDEGRIVQRGTHGQLIQQEGLYKELYEMQKLEEELERTQ from the coding sequence ATGGGGGAATTTAGAACACTCAACTGGTTTTTCTCCAAATACAAAGGACGATATATAGGCGGTATTTTATGCCTGTTAGCCGTGGATATACTGCAACTGGTCATGCCACGCTTATTGGGATTAATAACTGACGGCTTACAACAGAATAATATGACCTATGCCACGCTTGGTTGGTATGCCATAATAATAGTGATCATAGCTGTGGCTATAATGATACTGCGTTACATATGGCGTTTGCTTATAGTAGGCGGTTCGCGTTTGCTCGAAAAGGAGCTCAGGGACAGGTTTTTTGCCCACCTTACGACGCTGTCGCCCAGATATTATAATATGCACAAAACCGGTGATCTCATGGCTCATGCCAGCAATGATATAAATGCCATACGCATGTTCGTAGGCCAAGGCATAGTGATGGCCACCGATTCGCTGTTCATGATCATAGCCTCCCTCATAGTGGTATTTGCCACCATAGACTGGCGTTTGAGCATGCTGGCGTTGATCCCCTTCCCGCTTATGGCTGCCTCGGTACTGATAGCCGGTCGCTTCATACGCGAGCGTTTTGAAGAGGTTCAGCGAGCATTCTCAAATTTGACCGACACCGTAGAAGAGAATTTCACCGGCATACGCGTGATTAAGGCTTTCGTACAGGAAAAAGCCGAGCTTAAGAAATTTGCCAAAGCAAATAAGCACAATATGGATATGAATATGCGCATGGTAAAGGTATGGGGCATTATGGAACCGCTCATGCAGTTTTTATCTGCTTTGAGCTTCATAATAGTATTGTATTATGGCGGCATGATGGTGATAAACGGCGAAATAACCATGGGGCAATTCGTATCGTTTAATGCCTATCTGGGCATGCTCATATGGCCGGTTATAGCAATAGGTTGGGTGGTAAATATGGCGCAACGCGGTACCGCATCCATGAAGCGCGTAAATGTTATAATGAATGAACGTCCGGAGATATACGACGACAACCCTGCAGACATAGATGAAATATATGGGGACATAGAATACAAAGACTTAACGTTTAGATACGAACCAAATCTACCTCCGGCACTGACCGATATAAACATCTCGGTAAAACGGGGAGAGACGCTGGCCATAGTAGGCCGCACAGGCAGCGGCAAGACTACGCTCATAAATGTGCTACTCCGACTGTATAAAGTCGAAGACGGACATGTATTCATAGACGATACAGATATAAATCGAATACCGTTAGGCATACTGCGCGAAAGCATAGGTTATGTGCCTCAGGATAACTTTCTCTTCTCCACGACTATAACCGAAAATATAGCTTTCGGAGTGGATAACTATACCATGGAACAAGTAGAACAAGCCGCGCGCATAGCACAGCTATATGATGACGTTATGGATTTCCCTGATAAATTCAATACCATAGTGGGAGAACGCGGTGTATCGCTTTCCGGTGGTCAAAAGCAACGCGTATCTATAGCAAGGGCTATCATGAAGGATCCGAAAATACTCATATTGGATGATAGCCTTTCAGCGGTAGATACCGATACCGAAGAACGGATATTAAAGGGTTTAAGCAAGGTGCGAAAAAATCGAACCACTATAATAATAGCCCATCGTATATCCGCCGTAAAGGATGCTGATCAGATCATAGCATTGGATGAGGGCCGCATAGTGCAGCGCGGTACGCATGGGCAGCTCATACAGCAAGAAGGATTATATAAAGAACTATATGAAATGCAAAAGCTTGAAGAAGAATTGGAAAGGACACAATGA